In Raphanus sativus cultivar WK10039 unplaced genomic scaffold, ASM80110v3 Scaffold1324, whole genome shotgun sequence, a single window of DNA contains:
- the LOC130504045 gene encoding amino acid transporter ANT1-like, translated as MAIKDHHLASHGDASSLPLIKSPRSGETGGGDRTSAIQTLGNIIVSIVGTGVLGLPYAFRIAGWFAGSLGVVIVGFATYYCMLLLIQCRDKLEAEEGQEESKTYGDLGFKCMGTKGRYLTEFLIFTAQCGGSVAYLVFIGRNMSSIFASYGLSMVSFILILVPIEVALSWITSLSALSPFSIFADICNIIAMCFVVKENVEMVIGGDFSFGDRTAVSSSIGGLPFAGGVAVFCFEGFAMTLALENSMKDREAFPKLLAKVLAGITFVYVLFGFCGYMAYGDETKDIITLNLPKNWSAIAVQIGLCVGLTFTFPIMVHPLNEIIEQKLKRIDWLQKHHHHEYSNETGSVSKYVIFTTRTLLVVGLAAIASLVPGFGTFASLVGSTLCALISFVLPASYHLTLLGPSLSLWNKSVDVFIVICGLLFAVYGTYNTIVGV; from the exons ATGGCGATCAAGGACCACCACCTTGCGTCGCACGGCGATGCATCATCTCTCCCTCTGATAAAATCTCCACGTTCTGGAGAGACCGGCGGTGGAGATAGAACATCGGCTATTCAGACGCTCGGGAACATTATCGTCTCCATCGTCGGTACAGGCGTCCTTGGACTTCCTTACGCGTTCCGCATCGCCGGATGGTTCGCCGGATCTCTCGGCGTCGTTATCGTTGGATTCGCCACCTATTACTGCATGCTCCTTCTC attcAATGCAGAGACAAGCTAGAAGCAGAAGAAGGACAAGAAGAATCGAAAACGTATGGTGACTTGGGGTTCAAATGCATGGGAACAAAAGGTAGATACCTAACAGAGTTCCTCATATTCACCGCTCAATGCGGTGGATCAGTAGCCTATCTAGTCTTCATAGGCCGGAACATGTCCTCCATCTTCGCATCGTACGGTTTAAGCATGGTCTCTTTCATCTTGATCCTGGTCCCGATCGAAGTCGCGTTGTCATGGATCACCTCTCTATCAGCTCTCTCGCCTTTCAGCATCTTCGCTGATATATGCAACATCATAGCCATGTGTTTCGTTGTGAAAGAGAACGTGGAGATGGTGATTGGAGGAGACTTCTCGTTTGGTGACAGAACAGCTGTTTCGTCTAGTATTGGAGGGTTACCGTTCGCTGGAGGTGTTgctgtgttttgttttgagggTTTTGCGATGACGCTGGCTCTTGAGAATTCTATGAAGGATAGAGAAGCTTTCCCTAAGCTGTTGGCTAAAGTGCTTGCTGGGATTACGTTTGTTTATGTGTTGTTTGGGTTCTGTGGTTATATGGCTTATGGAGATGAAACTAAGGATATTATTACACTCAACCTCCCAAAGAATTGGTCTGCCATTGCCGTGCAG ATTGGCTTATGCGTGGGACTGACGTTTACGTTCCCGATCATGGTACATCCGCTTAACGAGATCATAGAGCAGAAACTGAAAAGGATAGATTGGCTTCAaaagcatcatcatcatgagtACAGCAACGAAACAGGTTCGGTCTCTAAATATGTAATATTCACCACGAGAACGCTTTTGGTGGTAGGACTCGCAGCAATAGCGTCATTAGTCCCGGGGTTTGGTACGTTTGCATCTCTGGTTGGAAGTACTCTGTGTGCACTCATATCATTTGTGTTACCGGCTTCTTATCACCTCACGCTGCTCGGTCCATCGCTAAGTCTGTGGAACAAATCAGTTGATGTGTTCATCGTGATTTGCGGGTTGCTCTTTGCTGTCTATGGTACATACAATACAATCGTTGGAGTGTAA
- the LOC108860567 gene encoding E3 ubiquitin-protein ligase PUB24-like: MDHEDEEIEIPSYFICPISLDIMKDPVIAVSGITYDRESIFKWLEEVSSCPVTKQPIPSDSDLTPNHTLRRLIQHWCVENATRGVVRIPTPRVPPGKPDVFEEIKNLKKFVEKGLGREDTLKKLEVLAMEGETNRRLMYEADVHRSLILFVVKCTREQEEEEGQPRIKVQLDESLRLLHLLGVPLHDARTILMENDQILDSLSLVLNQQNFLNKAYTIVLLRNLTVNTSSHIVERLNPEILKGIIGFLKEVVSSFNRTSPNVSDTAQSSNPRLRNKEPSKLDYSLVIKQAVTAALMILLETSSWSGNRINLVDLGAVSQLIELEISSTGDKRATELVLGVLSRLCCCTNGRAEILAHGGGLAIVTKRLLGVSIAADDRALSILSTVSKFSREKDVVEEMVCVGTVEKLCTVLRVDCGLSLKEKAKGILRDHFDEWKKFPCIDVTLLTKLLNSSHEDLLAEFHSKVNV; this comes from the exons atggATCATGAAGATGAGGAGATCGAGATACCTAGTTACTTCATCTGCCCAATTTCACTAGACATTATGAAAGATCCAGTCATAGCCGTTTCTGGCATCACTTACGACCGTGAAAGCATCTTTAAGTGGCTTGAAGAGGTCTCTTCATGTCCCGTGACGAAGCAGCCTATTCCTTCTGACTCCGACCTTACGCCTAACCATACGCTCCGCCGTCTGATCCAACACTGGTGCGTGGAGAATGCGACGCGTGGTGTTGTTAGAATCCCTACGCCTAGAGTTCCTCCGGGGAAGCCTGACGTCTTCGAGGAGATCAAGAATCTCAAAAAGTTTGTAGAAAAAG GTTTGGGAAGAGAGGATACGTTGAAGAAGCTTGAGGTTTTAGCTATGGAGGGAGAGACAAATAGGAGACTGATGTATGAAGCAGACGTACATAGGTCTTTGATCTTGTTCGTAGTCAAATGTACTcgtgaacaagaagaagaggagggaCAACCTCGTATCAAAGTGCAGCTAGATGAGTCTCTACGTCTTCTTCACTTGCTCGGTGTTCCATTACACGATGCAAGAACAATCTTGATGGAAAACGATCAGATCTTGGACTCATTGAGTTTGGTTCTAAACCAACAAAACTTCCTCAACAAAGCTTACACAATCGTGCTCTTGAGGAATCTAACGGTGAACACTTCCTCTCACATCGTCGAGAGATTGAATCCCGAGATTTTAAAAGGGATCATAGGTTTCCTCAAAGAAGTAGTTAGTAGTTTCAATCGCACAAGCCCTAACGTGAGTGACACGGCACAATCATCAAACCCTAGATTGAGGAACAAGGAACCTTCAAAACTTGATTATAGCTTGGTTATTAAACAAGCTGTGACCGCCGCGCTGATGATTCTTCTAGAGACCTCTTCTTGGAGCGGGAACCGAATAAACCTTGTTGATCTCGGTGCGGTTTCTCAACTAATCGAACTCGAGATAAGCTCAACTGGTGACAAGAGAGCCACGGAGCTTGTGTTAGGAGTCTTGTCTCGTCTATGCTGTTGTACAAATGGTAGAGCAGAGATTCTTGCACATGGAGGTGGACTCGCTATTGTGACAAAACGGTTGTTGGGAGTTTCGATTGCAGCAGACGATAGAGCTCTCTCTATACTAAGCACAGTATCTAAATTCTCGCGGGAAAAGGATGTGGTGGAAGAGATGGTTTGCGTTGGGACGGTGGAGAAGCTTTGTACCGTTCTAAGAGTGGATTGTGGTTTGAGTTTGAAAGAGAAAGCGAAAGGGATACTTAGAGATCATTTTGATGAGTGGAAGAAGTTTCCATGCATTGATGTAACTCTACTTACTAAACTTTTAAATTCTTCACACGAAGATCTACTGGCGGAGTTTCACTCAAAAGTTAATGTTTAG